CCAGGAGTCGTCCCCGATGGAGCCGTCGGTGGCGGCATGCCGGTAGACGGCGGTCTCGGAGGAGAACCACGCGCGCCAGGCCCACAGGTAGAGCAGGACGGGGACCACGACGATCGAGGCGAGGGCGGGCAGGACGTCACGCACGAGGGTGCCGGTGACGGGGCGGGTGGCGCCGTAGCGGCGTCGTAACGCAAGGTCACAGAACACGCTCATGAGGCCGAAGAAGGCGATGTAGTACAGCCCCGACCACTTCACGCCGAGGGAGAGTCCGAGGAACACGCCCGCGGTGAAACGCCACCAGCGGAACCCCAGGCGGGGGCCGAACGGCGAGTCGCCGAGCATGCCGTCACCCCACGCCCGGTGGAGGCGGCCGCGCATCTGCTCGTGGTCGAAGGCCAGGGCGCAGGCGGCGGCGACGATGAAGAACACCTGGAAGATGTCGAGCATGCCGAAACGGGAGCTGACCAGCAGCACCCCGTCGACGGTGGCCAGCAGGCCGGCGAAGAACGCCACCTGCCACGTCCCCGCCAGCCGGCGGGCCAGCAGCATGACGGCGACGACGGTGGCGGCGCCGAACAGGGCCGTCATCACCCGCCAGCCCAGCGGGGAGTAGCCGAAGACGAACTCGCCGAGGGCGATGAGCTGCTTGCCCAGCGGCGGGTGCACCACCAGGCCGTACCCGGGGTTGGACTCGATGCCGCCGATGAGCGGGTTGACCTGGGAACGGACCATGTCCCACGCCTGCGGGACGTAGTGCTTCTCGTCGAAGACCGGGGTGCCGGAGGCCACGGCGCTGGTCAGGCCCGCATACCGGGTGACCAGGGCCAGCGCCGCGATGACAAGCGTGGCGATGGTGTCCGCCCGCGTCCACGACCACGGCCGCGGGGGATCGGGGTGGATCCGCCGGGCGAACCCAGGGCCGACGGCAGGTGTGTCGGCGGTGGAGGTCGTGGCGGGGTTCACGGGAAAGAGTCTAGGGTACAAGGCATGTCCCGGCCTGAATCCCTTCCCCGACCTGTTCCCCGGGGCGTGGTCCTCGCGGCCACCCCGCTGGGCAACATCCACGACGCCTCCCCGCGGCTGCGCCAGGCGCTTGCCGACGCCGACGTCATCGCCGCCGAGGACACCCGCCGCGTCCGCACCCTCGCCACCGCCCTCGACGTGGAGATCCGCGGGAAGGTGATCTCCAACTTCGACCACAACGAGGCCGGTCGGGCCGCCGGACTGCTCGACGCCGCCCGCTCCGGCACCGTCCTCGTGGTCACCGACGCCGGTATGCCCCTGGTCTCCGACCCCGGCTACTCGCTCGTCGACGCGGCCCACGACGCCGGTGTGCCCGTCACCTGCCTGCCCGGCCCCTCCGCCGTCCCCACCGCCCTGGCCCTGTCCGGCCTGCCCGTGGGACGTTTCCTCTTTGACGGCTTCGCTCCCCGCAAGCCCGGCCCGCGCCGGGAATGGCTGGAATCGCTGCGGACCGAGGAACGCGCCGCCTGCTTCTTCGAGTCCCCGCACCGCCTGGCCGACACCCTCGCCGTCGCCGCCGAGGTGCTCGGGCCGACCCGCCGCGCCGCGGTGTGCCGGGAACTGACCAAGACCTATGAGGAGGTCCGCCGCGGCACCCTGCCCGAGCTCGCGGAGTGGGCCGCCGAGGGAGTCAAGGGTGAGATCACGGTGGTCATCGAAGGCGGCTCCCCGCGGGAGTTCGACGTGGAGTCGCTGGTCCCCGTCGTCGAGTCCCTCGTCGCCGAGGGGGTGCGGCTCAAGGACGCCTGCCGGCAGGTCGCCTCGGGCAGGGGAGTGTCCAACCGGGAACTCTACGAGGCGGTTCTCGCCGCGAGATAGGTCACACTAATGTGCATTGTTATGCAATTGTGAGTTTCGCCCGGGAGAAACGGGCCATGACCTCGCCTGATGTGGTGTTTCCGTGGTGGGCGCAACCTGGGACGGGCGTGGAATGGGCCTGCCATTTATGTCCGAATTCTCCCGGCCAGGTTTGCATTGACTGAGAATCTGGATAATGGTGCGTTTCATGACCACACCTGACAATTCCACAGAGCACCCGGGGGTTGGGTCGGCGGCTTCGGAGGCTTCGGCGGCGACGCCTGCCGAGCCGACCGCCACCGAGCAGCTCGCGACCATGATGTCGAACGCCGACTACATCGGCGACCGGATCGGCGGCGCGGCCCACCCGGACTTCCGGGAACCCGACGATGGCAAGGCCCGCTTCGACTGGGCGATCATCATCCCGGCCGCGGCCGTGATCATCGGCGTCGTCCTTTGGGCGATGCTCGGCTCGGACAGCTTCGCCTCCTTCGCGTCGAGCTCGCTGTCGTTCGTCGTGGACAACTTCGGCTGGGCGTTCGTCCTCTTCGGCACGATCTTCGTCGCCTTCATGATCATCATCGGCCTGTCCAAGTTCGGTTCCATCCGCCTGGGCGGCGACAACGAGGCGCCCGAGTTCCGAACCGTCTCCTGGATCGCCATGATGTTCGCCGCCGGCATGGGCATCGGCCTGATGTTCTACGGTGCCACCGAGCCGCTCACCTTCTACCGCGACGGTGTCCCCGGGCGGGCCGAGAACGAGGTCGGTACCGCCATGGCCTCGGCGATGTTCCACTGGACGCTGCACCCGTGGGCGATCTACGCCATCGTCGGCCTCGCCATCGCCTACTCCACCTTCCGCCGTAGCCGCCCCCAGCTCATCTCCTCCGCCTTCGTCCCCCTCATCGGGGAGAAGGGTGCGAAGGGGTTCCTGGGCAAGCTGATCGACACCCTGGCCATCATCGCCACCGTCTTCGGTACCGCCACCTCCCTCGGCGTGGGTGCCCTGCAGATCCGTGCCGGTCTCTCGGCTTCCGGCCTCATCGACTCGCCCGGTGACTGGACCATCGTGGGCATCATCTGCGTGCTCACCCTCGCGTTCATCGTCTCCGCCGTCTCCGGTGTGGGCAAGGGCATCCAGTACCTGTCCAACGCCAACATGATCATGGCCGCCATCCTGGCCATCTTCGTGTTCATCCTCGGCCCGACCGTGGCCATGCTCAACCTCATGCCCACCTCCATCGGCGCCTACTTCGCCCAGTTCTTCGAGATGGCCGGCCGCACCGGCGTCTCCGCCAACGGCACTGCCGGCGAGTGGCTGAGCACCTGGACCATCTTCTACTGGGCGTGGTGGATCTCCTGGTCCCCATTCGTCGGCATGTTCCTCGCCCGCATCTCCCGCGGCCGCACCATCCGTGAGTTCGCCATCGGCGTCCTCGTCGTCCCCTCGCTGGTCTCCGTCGTGTGGTTCTCCATCTTCGGCGGCACCGCGATCCGCTTCGAGCAGGACGGCAACTCCATCTGGGGTGACGGCTCCGCCGAATCCCAGCTGTTCAACCTGCTCCACCAGCTCCCCGGCGGCACCATCCTGGGTGTCGTCGCCATGATCCTGCTGGCCACCTTCTTCATCACCTCCGCGGACTCCGCCTCCACCGTGATGGGCACCCTCGCCCAGCACGGCCGCACCAACGCCACCCCGTGGGTGTCCGCGCTGTGGGGTCTGCTCACCGCCATCATCGGCATGGTGCTGCTCACCGTCAACGAGGATTCGCTGAGCAACCTGCAGTCCATCACCATCATCGCCGCCAGCCCGTTCCTCATCGTCATCATCTGCCTCATGATCGCCCTGACCAAGGACCTGCGCGAGGACACCCTCTACCTCGACTACCGATCCCAGCAGGAGTTCGCGGCCCGGCTCGCCCGGGAACGCCGGATCCACGCCGAGCACCAGCGGGCGAAGGAGAACAAGGCGCGTCGCCAGGAGCGTCTGGCCAAGCGCAACGGCAAGCGGCCCATCAAATAAGGTGTAACCCATGACCCAGTCTGTGCTTGTCTCCGTCGCCTGGCCGTACGCCAACGGCCCCCGCCACATCGGACATGTCGCCGGTTTCGGCGTCCCCTCCGATGTCTTCGCCCGCTATCAGCGGATGATCGGCAACGAGGTCCTCATGATCTCGGGTACAGACGAGCACGGCACCCCGCTGCTGGTCCAGGCCGACAAGGAGGGCGTGACGGTCAAGGAGCTGGCCGACCGCTACAACCGCCAGATCGTCGAGGACCTCGCCGGCCTCGGCCTGTCCTACGACCTGTTCACCCGCACCACCACCCGTAACCACTACGCGGTGGTGCAGGAGCTGTTCACCGGTCTGTACGAGAACGGCTACATGATCAAGGAGACCACCATGGGTGCGGTCTCCCCGTCGACCGGGCGCACCCTGCCGGACCGCTACATCGAGGGCACCTGCCCGATCTGCGGTGCCGACGGCGCCCGCGGCGACCAGTGTGACAACTGCGGCAACCAGCTCGACCCCGCCGACCTCATCAACCCGGTGTCCAGGATCAACGGCGAGACCCCGGACTTCGTCGAGACCGAGCATTTCCTCCTCGACCTGCCCTCCCTGGCCGACGCGCTGGGGCAGTGGCTGCGCGGCCGCGAGGACTGGCGCCCCAACGTGCTCAAGTTCTCCCTCAACCTCCTCGAGGACCTGCGCCCCCGCGCCATGACCCGCGACATCGACTGGGGTGTCCCCATTCCCGTGGAGGGCTGGCAGGACAACAACGCCAAGAAGCTCTACGTGTGGTTCGACGCCGTCATCGGCTACCTGTCCTCCTCCATCGAGTGGGCGTGGCGTTCCGGTGACCCGGACGCGTGGCAGCAGTGGTGGCAGAACCCGGACGCCCTCGGCTACTACTTCATGGGCAAGGACAACATCACCTTCCACTCCCAAATCTGGCCGGCCGAGCTCCTCGGCTACGCCGGCAAGGGTGCCAAGGGCGGATCGGTCCACCGCTACGGCGAGATCAACCTGCCCACCGAGGTCGTCTCCTCCGAGTTCCTCACCATGTCCGGCTCGAAGTTCTCCTCCTCCAAGGGTGTGGTCATCTACGTCAAGGACTTCCTCGCCGAGTTCGGCCCGGACCCGCTGCGCTACTTCATCGCCGTCGCCGGCCCGGAGAACACCGACACCGACTTCACGTGGGACGAATTCGTCCGCCGGGTGAACAACGAACTGGCCAACGGCTGGGGCAACCTGGTCAACCGCACCGTGTCCATGGCGCACAAGAACTTCGGTGAGGTCCCCGTACCGGCGTCACTGACCGAGGCCGACCAGAAGATCCTCGACCTCGCGGCCGAGACCTTCGACAACGTGGGCGAGGCACTGGCGCAGTCCAAGTTCAAGGCCGGCATCACCGCCGCCATGCACGTCGTCGGTGAGGCCAACGCCTACATCGCCGAGCAGGAGCCGTGGAAGCTGGCCAAGGACGAGTCGCAGCGCGAGCGCCTGGCCACCGTCCTGTGGACCGCGCTCCAGGTCGTCTCCGACTGCAACGTCATGCTCACCCCCTACCTGCCGCACATCGCGCAGCAGGTCCACGAGACCCTCGGCCGGGACGGCGTGTGGGCCGCCCGCCCGGAGATCCACGAGGTCACCGACGACATGCCGGTCGACCTCGTCGGCGTCGGTCTGCCCGAGGAAGGTCAGAGCTACCCGGTCATCACCGGCGACTACACCACCCAGCAGGCGGCGTGGAAGCGTATCGACGTCGTCCCCGGCACCACCCTGGCCAAGCCCAAGCCGCTCATCCAGAAGCTCGACCCCGAACTCGCGGAGACCGGCCCGTCCTGGGCCCCGGTCCTGGCCTGACATGGGCCTGATCTGACGGTGAACAACCGCGCGGTCATCCCGGCCGCCCTCGCGTTCATCGCCGTCTTCCTCGCGGCGATCAACCTGCGGGCGGGTATCTCCTCCCTCGCCCCGGTCCTCGGCGACGCGCTCGCCGCCTTCGGCTCCGGCGGGTCCATCGCGGGCGTCATCACCGCGATGCCGGGCCTGTTCTTCGCCGTCGTCGGTCTGGTCGCCGTGCCGGTGGCCACCCGCCTGGGGCTGAGCCGCACCCTGCTCGTGGGCATGGTCATCGCGCTCGTCGGCCTCGCCGCCCGACCCTGGGTCGGGGCGATGTGGCTGTTCCTCGTGCTCACGGCCCTCATCGTCGCCGGCATCGCCCTGGCGAACGTGCTCCTGCCGGCGTGGATCAAGTCCCACGGCGGGCGGCACGTCGTCGCCCTCATGGCCGTCTACAGTGCGATCCTCAGCCTCTCCGGTGCCATCGGGCCCCTGAGCATCCTGCTGTTCACCGGTCCCGGCGCCTGGCGATGGGCTCTGTTCCTCTGGGCCGGATTCTCCGCCGCCCAGGTCGCGGTGTGGGCCGTGGTCGCCGCCCGCGCGGGATTCGACTTCCCGTCCGTGTCCTCGCCGACCCCCGGTGCCGGGACCCCGGCCGGGTTGAAGTCCCTGTGGCGCTCCCGTACCGCGGTCGCGCTCATGCTCTTCTTCGGCCTGCAGTCGATGCACGCCTACGTGCAGATGGGCTGGCTGCCCAAGATCCTCCTCGATTACGGCCACCCCGCGGAAACCGCCAGCGTAGCGCTCGCGCTGGTCGGCGGCATCAACGCCGTCGGCGGTTTCGCCATCCCCTTCGTCCTCGACCGGCTTGACCGTATCTACCTGCTGCCACTGATCTTCGCCGCGATCATGGCCACCGGGTACCTCGGCATCTGGTTCACCGACGCCGCCGTGCCCCTCCTGTGGGCGGCCCTGCTGGGTATCGGCGGTTACTGTTTCCCCACCGCGATCGCCCTCATCCCGGCCCGCACCCGCGCCCCGTTGATCACCGCCCGGCTCTCCGGTTTCGTCCAGCCCTACGGCTACCTCATCGCGGCGGCCGGCCCCTTCCTGGTCGGCGTCGCGTACCAGATCACTCTCGACTGGAGCCTCATCCTCGCCGCCCTCGGCGCCAGCTGTCTCCTCATGGCGGCCATCGGTTTCTTCGCCGCCCGTGGCGGTGACATCGACGACGAAATCGCAGTTCAGGTCTAGTGTCGGGCCCGTGGTCTAGCGTGGTGGGCATGCAGGCGACACGGGACACGGCCAATGACCTCCTCACCGGAATAGCGGGGGAGGGGGCACGCTTACGCGATGACCAGTGGACGGCGATCGATGCGCTGGTCAATCACCGGAAGCGCATGCTCGTGGTCCAGCGCACCGGCTGGGGCAAGTCCGCGGTGTACTTCATCGCCGCCAAACTCCTGCGCCAGGCCGGCCGGGGGCCGTCGTTGATCATCTCCCCGTTGCTGGCACTCATGCGTAACCAGGTCGCCGCCGCACAGGGGGCGGGGATCAGGGCGGTCACCCTCAACAGCGCGAACATGACCGAGTGGGAGGAGATCCAGGCCAGCGTCATCGGCGGTGACGTGGATGTCCTGCTCATCTCCCCGGAACGGCTGAACAACCCGGGCTTCCGCGATGAAGTCCTCCCGCACATCGCCCGGGCGGTGGGGATGGTCGTCGTCGATGAGGCACACTGCATCTCCGACTGGGGCCACGATTTCCGGCCGGACTACCGGCGCATCCGCACCCTGCTCGCGGAACTGCCCACCGGGGTGCCGGTGCTGGCCACCACCGCCACCGCCAACGACCGGGTGGTCGCCGACGTGCAGGCACAGCTGGGGGAGGACACCGGCCTGCTCCGCGGCGGGCTGGACCGGGAGTCGCTGCACCTGTCGGTGGTCCGGTTGACGGACACCACCCAGCGCCCCGCGTGGCTGGCCGGCCATCTCAGCCAGCTGGAGGGCTCCGGCATCATCTACTGCCTCACCGTCTCCGCGGCAGAGGACCTCGCGGAGGCTATGGAGGCCGCCGGATGGAACGTGGCCGCCTACACCGGACGGACCGAGGCGGGGGAGCGGGAACGGCTCGAGCAGGCACTGATCGGCAACGAACTCAAGGCCCTGGTGGCCACCTCCGCGCTGGGCATGGGCTTCGACAAACCCGACCTCGGTTTCGTCGTCCACGTCGGCGCGCCGAGCTCCCCGGTGTCCTACTACCAGCAGATCGGTCGCGCCGGCCGCGGCACCGACCGGGCAGACGTCATCCTTCTGCCGGGTGCGGAGGACCGGGACATCTGGCGCTACTTCGCCTCCGTCTCCTTCCCGGAGGAGTCGACGGTCCGCCAGCTCCTCGCCGCGTTGACGGATGAGCCGCAGTCGACGATGAAGCTGGAGACCCAGGTCGACCTCAGCCGCTCCCGCCTCGACCAGGTGCTCAAGGTCCTCGACGTCGACGGCGCCGTCCGGCGGGTCCGGGGCGGATGGGTGGCCACCGGCCAGCCCTGGTCCTATGACGCGGAACGCTACGCCGGGCTCGCCCATGCCCGCACGGCTGAACAGGAGGCCATGCTGGACTACGAGCGCACCGACGGATGCCGCCTGCTGTTCCTCCGGAGCCAGCTCGACGACGCCACCGCCACCGAGCCGTGCGGGCGCTGCGACAACTGCACGGGCAGGCGGTGGGGCACAGACATCGACGCGGCGGTCGCCGCCCGGGTCGACTCCCGCCTCACCGCTCCCGGTGTGCGTCTGACCCAGCGCAGGCAGTGGCCGACCGGGATCAGCGTCAAGGGGAGGATTCACGGTGTTGAACCCGGCCGCGCACTGGGGCGGCTCAACGACATCGCCCGGGGACCCGCCCTCCGCGAGCTCCTGGACAACCGGGACTGGCGGCCGAGCCACCCGTGGCAGCAGGACACCTGGCTGCCCAGGATCGTGGCGGTGCTCTCCGACTGGGACTGGGCGCAACGCCCCACCACGGTGGTGGCCCTGGGCTCCCATGATCCGGCGGCCACTGCGCAGGTGAGCGCCCTGGCGGAAGCCATGGCCGGCGTCGGTCGGATGACCTTCGCCGGGACCCTGCCGGTACGCGCCGGGGCCGGCGAGGTCACCGCCCAGAACTCCGCCTACCGGGTGATGGGCCTGCTTGACCGCTGGGAGATGGAAGCCCTCACGCCCGTCGACGGCCCGGTCCTCCTGGTCACCGATGTGGTGGACACCGGCTGGTCCGTCACCGTCGCCGGGCAGCAGTTGGCGGAGCGGACCGGCCAGCCGGTCCTACCCTTCGCACTGGCCTCGCGGGGTTAGCGCGATCACCCGCGCCGGGAACGCCGCCGCGCCCAGCGGCACCGGCCAGGTGCACATCACCCACGCCCCACGCGCGGGCAGGTCCCCGAGACGGCAGAGGTTCTCGATCTGCCAGTGGTCGTGTTCCAGCCACCACCGTTGGGCGGGGAACTCACCGGCGTCGACAGATTCGTCGGGGTCGGTGTTGAGGGTGTCGTGACCGATGGCCGTGACCCCACGGGCGTGGAGGATCTCCAGGGCGGCCACCGTCCAGCCGCCGCCACGCAGGACGGCGAAACACCCCGCCGGGACCCGGCCGTGCCGGGCCTCCCAGGCGGCGACGTCCACCGAATCCAGGACCACCAGGGGGAGGAGGGACTCGGTCACAGGGATCGCATCGAGGGTGCGGCCGCCGGGGACGACGTGGGCGGGGGCGTCGACATGAGTGCCGGTGGGGCCCACCAGCCGGTAGGAGGTGACCTCGAAGCCGTCGTCGTCCGCCGTGCTCACCGGGGTGACCTCCATGGCCGGGTCGCCGGGGAAGCGGTCCTGGTCGGGGTGCAGCGGGCAGGTGAGGTCGAGGAACTGCCAGGCGGTGGGATCGATCACGCCACCCACGGTAGTGGTCCCTAGACTGTCAGCCATGTCGAAGAAGAAGCCCCGCCCCACGCCCGTGCCCGCTGAACCGATCCCGGGCATCGTCGACGCGCACACCCACCTGGCCTCGGCCGGGGCGCGGACCCCGGATGAGGTGGCGGCGATCGTGGGGCGTGCGGTAGGGGCGGGCGTCGAGAAGATCTGTACCGTCGGCGACGGTCTCGCGGAAGCGGAGCTCGCATTGTCGGCGGCGCAGCACAACGAGCGGGTGTTCGCGGCGTGCGCCATTCACCCGACCCGGGCGCACGAACTCGACGAGGAGGCCCGGGCCAGGCTGACGGAGATGGTCGCCGACCCGAACTGTGTCGCGGTGGGGGAGACCGGCCTGGACACCTACTGGATCACGCATGAGCCGGAACGGACCGCGCCGCTTCAGGTGCAGGAGGAGGCGCTGCGCTGGCACATCGATCTGGCGGTGTCCTCCGGCAAGGCGCTCATGCTGCACAACCGGGAGGCGGACGAGGATCTGCTGCGGGTGCTCGCCGACGCCCCGCAGCCGGTGCACACGATCCTCCACTGCTTCTCCTCGCCCCTGGCGGTGGCGGAGGAGGCGATCGAGCGCGGGTATGTGCTCAGCTTCGCCGGCAACGTGACCTTCAAGCGCAACGACGAGCTGCGGGAGGCGGCGCGGATCACGCCGCCGGGGCAGCTGCTCATCGAGACGGATGCGCCGTACATGACGCCGGAGCCGTTCCGGGGTGCGCGGAATGAACCGGCCCTCATCGGACACACCGCGCTGTGTGTGGCCCGTGCCCGGGGGATGGACCCGGCCGAACTGGCGGCGGAACTGACGGTGACCTTCGACCGGGTGTATCTCTCCTGACTCGCCCTGTTGCCCACCTCACTGCCGCGGTTCCGGCAGGGCGGGTGGGGTTGCTGCGTACTGGTGTGAGGGGAGAAACGCCAGTGAATCCGGCGTCCATGACATGTCACGTTTGTTCTGGACGTCACGCAACTGTTACCGTACTGTGATCTGCAGTAAGCAAGCCGTCACCGTCGACTGAGATTGAGAACCACACTCACCATGGCACGCACCCACCTGTCCCGCACCCACTCCGGCCCCTCCGCCACCCGTCGTCTCGCCACCGGCGTGACCCTCGGCGGACTGATGGCCGGTGGCATCGCCGCCGCCGGCGCGACCACCGTGCAGAAGGATGTCGCGCTCGACGTCAACGGCGAGCTCACCGAGCTGAGCACCATGTCCCGCGACGTCGCCGGCGCGCTCGATGCCGCAGGCGTCGAGGTCGACGACCAGGACCTCGTCTACCCGGCCCCGAGCGAGTCGCTGCGGTCCGGTGAGACCATCACCGTCCGCACCGCGAAGCCGGTCGCCGTGGTCATCGACGGCCAGCCCACCGAGCTGACCTCCACTGCGCTGACCGTCGAGGACCTCATCGGTGAGCTGCACGGCCTCACCCCGGCCGCCCGCACCGACGTCGACGGCGACGCCAAGGTCACCGACGGCATGCGCGTCGACGTCACCACCCCGAAGATCGTCTCCCTCAACGACGGCGGCAGCGTCGTCTACACCGAGGTCGCCGCCGCCACCGTCCGCGAGCTTCTCGACGCCCGCGACATCACCCTCGGCGAGCACGACACCGTCACCCCGGGCCTGGACACCGCCCTGACCCAGAACACCCGCGTGGAGATCAAGCGCGTCGACGTCGCCGAGGAGACCGCGACCACCGAGTTCACCGGCGAGCCGACCTACGTCGACGACCCGGAGGCGGAGGAGGGCACCGAGAAGGTCCTCGAGCCGGGCACCCCGGGCGTCCGCGAGATCACCCACCGCATCACCACCGTCAACGGTGCCGAGGACAAGCGCGAGATCGTCGGCGAGCGGGAGATCACCCCGGCCGTCGGCCCGACCATCGCCCGCGGCACCAAGACCGCCCCCTCCGCCCCGGCTGTCGCCGGCGGCGGCGTGTGGGACACCCTCGCCCAGTGTGAGTCCGGTGGCAACTGGTCCATCAACACCGGCAACGGCTACCACGGCGGCCTGCAGTTCTCCGCCTCCACCTGGCAGGCCTACGGCGGCGGTCAGTACGCCGCGACCGCCGACCAGGCCACCCGCGAGCAGCAGATCGACATCGCCACCCGCGTCCAGGCCGGACAGGGCTGGGGCGCGTGGCCGGCCTGCACCGCCCGGATGGGTCTGCGCTAACCCTCCAGCGCTGGGCTCCTGCACCGACGCGGGAAGATCGTTACGCTCGGAGGGCGCAAGGTTATTCACCAACGCGCATATGGAGGTAAGCCCACCATGACCGATCTGAACAACCGCACCGTCGCCGTCCTCGCCACCGACGGCTTCGAGGATTCCGAGCTCACCAGCCCCGTCGACGCCGTCAAGGCCGCCGGCGCCACCGTGACGGTCCTGTCCACCGAGACCGGATCCATTGAGGGCAAGAACGGCACCGCCGTCACCGTGGACACGACCACCGCCGAGGCTGACGCCGCCGACTTCGACGCCCTCATCCTGCCGGGCGGTACCGGCAACGCGGACAAGATCCGCATGGACTCCGACGCCGTCGCCTTCGTGAAGAAGCTGGTCGAGGCCGGCAAGCCCGTCGGCGTCATCTGCCACGGTGCCTGGATCCTCACCGACGCCGACGTCCTGCAGGGCCGCACCCTCACGTCCTTCCCGTCGCTCAAGACCGACCTGCGCAACGCCGGTGCGACCTGGGTCGACGAGGAGGTCCACGTGGACCAGGGCCTGGTGTCCTCCCGCACCCCGGACGATCTGCCAGCCTTCAATGCCAAGATCGTCGAGGAGTTCGGCGAAGGTACGCACTAGCCGGTCCCGGGTCGTCCGTGGTCTAGATTGGAACGCATGACCTCCGACGACCCGTCCGCCTCGGCCGAGCTCCTCGGCCCGGTGGAGATCCGTTCCCTGGCCGAGAAACTCGACGTCACCCCGACGAAGAAGCTCGGCCAGAACTTCGTCCACGACCCGAACACGGTCCGGCGGATCGTCGCGGCCGCTGATCTCGCCCCGGACGATCACGTCGTCGAGGTCGGCCCCGGGCTGGGGTCGTTGACGCTTGCACTGCTGGACACGGTGGACAAGGTCACCGCCGTGGAGATCGATCCGCGCCTGGCCGCCGAGCTGCCCGCCACCGTCAGCTGGCGGGCCGAACCCTTCGCCGACCGTCTCACGGTGGTTCAGAAGGACGCCCTCAAGATCACCGCCGCCGACCTGCGCAACCCGAGCGCGCTGGTGGCCAATCTGCCCTACAACGTCTCCGTGCCGGTCCTGCTGCACCTGCTGGCCACGTTCCCGTCGATCCGCCGGGTCCTGGTCATGGTCCAGGCGGAGGTCGCCGACCGGCTCGCCGCCACCCCCGGCTCGAAGATCTACGGCGTCCCCAGCGTCAAGGCCGCCTTCTACGGCGACGTGAAACGCGCCGGGGCGATCGGGAAGAACGTGTTCTGGCCGGCCCCGAAGATCGAGTCGGGTCTGGTCCGCATCGACCGCTACGACAACCCGCCGTGGCCCGTCACCGAATCCTCCCGCGCTGCCGTCTGGCCGCTTGTCGACGCCGCCTTCGCCCAGCGCCGCAAAACCCTCCGCGCCGCCCTCGCCGGCCACTACGGCTCCGGCGCCGCCGCCGAGGAGGCCCTGCTCGCCGCGGGCATTGACCCGCAGCTGCGCGGCGAGAAACTCACCGTCGCCGACTTCGTCCGGCTGGCCGGGGTGACCTCATGAGAACGATCAGCGTCCGCGCCCACGGCAAGGTCAACCTCCACCTCGGCGTCGGCGATGCCCGCGAGGACGGCTACC
Above is a window of Corynebacterium suedekumii DNA encoding:
- a CDS encoding type 1 glutamine amidotransferase domain-containing protein yields the protein MTDLNNRTVAVLATDGFEDSELTSPVDAVKAAGATVTVLSTETGSIEGKNGTAVTVDTTTAEADAADFDALILPGGTGNADKIRMDSDAVAFVKKLVEAGKPVGVICHGAWILTDADVLQGRTLTSFPSLKTDLRNAGATWVDEEVHVDQGLVSSRTPDDLPAFNAKIVEEFGEGTH
- a CDS encoding TatD family hydrolase, with the translated sequence MSKKKPRPTPVPAEPIPGIVDAHTHLASAGARTPDEVAAIVGRAVGAGVEKICTVGDGLAEAELALSAAQHNERVFAACAIHPTRAHELDEEARARLTEMVADPNCVAVGETGLDTYWITHEPERTAPLQVQEEALRWHIDLAVSSGKALMLHNREADEDLLRVLADAPQPVHTILHCFSSPLAVAEEAIERGYVLSFAGNVTFKRNDELREAARITPPGQLLIETDAPYMTPEPFRGARNEPALIGHTALCVARARGMDPAELAAELTVTFDRVYLS
- a CDS encoding resuscitation-promoting factor yields the protein MARTHLSRTHSGPSATRRLATGVTLGGLMAGGIAAAGATTVQKDVALDVNGELTELSTMSRDVAGALDAAGVEVDDQDLVYPAPSESLRSGETITVRTAKPVAVVIDGQPTELTSTALTVEDLIGELHGLTPAARTDVDGDAKVTDGMRVDVTTPKIVSLNDGGSVVYTEVAAATVRELLDARDITLGEHDTVTPGLDTALTQNTRVEIKRVDVAEETATTEFTGEPTYVDDPEAEEGTEKVLEPGTPGVREITHRITTVNGAEDKREIVGEREITPAVGPTIARGTKTAPSAPAVAGGGVWDTLAQCESGGNWSINTGNGYHGGLQFSASTWQAYGGGQYAATADQATREQQIDIATRVQAGQGWGAWPACTARMGLR
- a CDS encoding cyclase family protein, which codes for MIDPTAWQFLDLTCPLHPDQDRFPGDPAMEVTPVSTADDDGFEVTSYRLVGPTGTHVDAPAHVVPGGRTLDAIPVTESLLPLVVLDSVDVAAWEARHGRVPAGCFAVLRGGGWTVAALEILHARGVTAIGHDTLNTDPDESVDAGEFPAQRWWLEHDHWQIENLCRLGDLPARGAWVMCTWPVPLGAAAFPARVIALTPRGQCEG
- a CDS encoding RecQ family ATP-dependent DNA helicase, with protein sequence MQATRDTANDLLTGIAGEGARLRDDQWTAIDALVNHRKRMLVVQRTGWGKSAVYFIAAKLLRQAGRGPSLIISPLLALMRNQVAAAQGAGIRAVTLNSANMTEWEEIQASVIGGDVDVLLISPERLNNPGFRDEVLPHIARAVGMVVVDEAHCISDWGHDFRPDYRRIRTLLAELPTGVPVLATTATANDRVVADVQAQLGEDTGLLRGGLDRESLHLSVVRLTDTTQRPAWLAGHLSQLEGSGIIYCLTVSAAEDLAEAMEAAGWNVAAYTGRTEAGERERLEQALIGNELKALVATSALGMGFDKPDLGFVVHVGAPSSPVSYYQQIGRAGRGTDRADVILLPGAEDRDIWRYFASVSFPEESTVRQLLAALTDEPQSTMKLETQVDLSRSRLDQVLKVLDVDGAVRRVRGGWVATGQPWSYDAERYAGLAHARTAEQEAMLDYERTDGCRLLFLRSQLDDATATEPCGRCDNCTGRRWGTDIDAAVAARVDSRLTAPGVRLTQRRQWPTGISVKGRIHGVEPGRALGRLNDIARGPALRELLDNRDWRPSHPWQQDTWLPRIVAVLSDWDWAQRPTTVVALGSHDPAATAQVSALAEAMAGVGRMTFAGTLPVRAGAGEVTAQNSAYRVMGLLDRWEMEALTPVDGPVLLVTDVVDTGWSVTVAGQQLAERTGQPVLPFALASRG
- the rsmA gene encoding 16S rRNA (adenine(1518)-N(6)/adenine(1519)-N(6))-dimethyltransferase RsmA, with the protein product MTSDDPSASAELLGPVEIRSLAEKLDVTPTKKLGQNFVHDPNTVRRIVAAADLAPDDHVVEVGPGLGSLTLALLDTVDKVTAVEIDPRLAAELPATVSWRAEPFADRLTVVQKDALKITAADLRNPSALVANLPYNVSVPVLLHLLATFPSIRRVLVMVQAEVADRLAATPGSKIYGVPSVKAAFYGDVKRAGAIGKNVFWPAPKIESGLVRIDRYDNPPWPVTESSRAAVWPLVDAAFAQRRKTLRAALAGHYGSGAAAEEALLAAGIDPQLRGEKLTVADFVRLAGVTS